A section of the Streptomyces sp. Je 1-369 genome encodes:
- a CDS encoding catalase: protein MNHVTGKATTTDAGVPVESDEHSLTVGAGGPILLQDSYLIEQMAQFNRERIPERQPHAKGSGAFGHFEVTGDVSRYTKAALFQPGARTDLVIRFSTVAGERGSPDTWRDPRGFAVKFYTSEGNYDMVGNNTPVFFVKDPMKFQHFIRSQKRRADNNLRDHDMQWDFWTLSPESAHQVTWLMGDRGIPRSWRHMNGYSSHTYMWINEQGERFWVKYHFKTDQGVENFTQHEGDQMAAADTDYHTRDLFEHIRDGDYPSWTLYVQVMPYDDAATYRFNPFDLTKVWPHGDYPLVEVGRMTLDRNPTDNHAEIEQAAFQPNNLVPGIGPSPDRMLLGRLFSYADAHRHRIGGNYQQLPVNAPIVPVNTYSKDGAMAIRKTEDPVYAPNSKGGPAADTARHGSPPSWYADGDITRSAYVDHAEDDDWGQPGTMVREVLNDAERDRLVDNVVGHLLNGVTEPVLVRAFEYWSNIDKSIGERIEQGVRAKAGEKDPKAAEQANPARSSMQDKA from the coding sequence ATGAACCACGTCACAGGCAAGGCGACCACCACCGACGCCGGCGTACCGGTCGAGAGTGACGAACACTCGCTCACCGTCGGCGCCGGCGGCCCGATCCTCCTCCAGGACTCCTATCTGATCGAACAGATGGCGCAGTTCAACCGGGAGCGCATCCCCGAGCGGCAGCCGCACGCCAAGGGCAGCGGCGCCTTCGGCCACTTCGAGGTCACCGGGGATGTCAGCCGCTACACGAAGGCGGCACTCTTTCAGCCCGGCGCACGGACCGATCTGGTCATCCGGTTCTCGACGGTGGCCGGTGAGCGCGGCAGCCCGGACACGTGGCGCGACCCGCGCGGCTTCGCGGTGAAGTTCTACACCAGCGAGGGCAACTACGACATGGTCGGGAACAACACCCCGGTCTTCTTCGTGAAGGACCCGATGAAGTTCCAGCACTTCATCCGGTCGCAGAAGCGCCGCGCGGACAACAACCTCCGCGACCACGACATGCAGTGGGACTTCTGGACCCTCTCGCCGGAGTCGGCCCACCAGGTCACGTGGCTGATGGGCGACCGCGGCATCCCGCGCAGCTGGCGCCACATGAACGGCTACTCGTCGCACACCTACATGTGGATCAACGAGCAGGGTGAGCGGTTCTGGGTGAAGTACCACTTCAAGACCGACCAGGGCGTCGAGAACTTCACGCAGCACGAGGGCGACCAGATGGCCGCGGCCGACACGGACTACCACACCCGTGATCTCTTCGAGCACATCCGGGACGGGGACTACCCGAGCTGGACGCTGTACGTGCAGGTCATGCCGTACGACGACGCGGCCACGTACCGGTTCAACCCGTTCGACCTGACGAAGGTGTGGCCGCACGGCGACTACCCGCTGGTCGAGGTCGGCAGGATGACCCTGGACCGCAACCCGACGGACAACCACGCCGAGATCGAGCAGGCGGCGTTCCAGCCCAACAACCTGGTTCCTGGCATCGGCCCGAGCCCCGACCGCATGCTGCTGGGCAGGCTGTTCTCGTACGCCGACGCGCACCGTCACCGGATCGGCGGCAACTACCAGCAGCTGCCGGTCAACGCCCCCATCGTGCCCGTCAACACGTACTCCAAGGACGGGGCGATGGCCATCCGCAAGACGGAGGACCCGGTCTACGCGCCGAACTCCAAGGGCGGCCCGGCCGCCGACACGGCCCGCCACGGCTCCCCGCCCAGCTGGTACGCGGACGGCGACATCACCCGCTCGGCCTACGTGGACCACGCGGAGGATGACGACTGGGGCCAGCCCGGCACCATGGTCCGCGAGGTGCTCAACGACGCCGAGCGCGACCGTCTGGTGGACAACGTCGTCGGGCACCTGCTCAACGGCGTGACAGAGCCCGTGCTCGTCCGCGCCTTCGAGTACTGGTCGAACATCGACAAGTCGATCGGTGAGCGCATCGAGCAAGGGGTGCGCGCCAAGGCGGGCGAGAAGGACCCGAAGGCCGCGGAGCAGGCCAACCCGGCGCGCAGCAGCATGCAGGACAAGGCCTGA
- a CDS encoding MDR family MFS transporter, whose translation MTSAPQGRTAAAAPPSDRVDRQLLRVAFILVLGTFMATLDATIVSVGIDRLTEDFDASVADIQWVSTAYLLAVVAAVPASGWLADRFGGRRTWLAAVGVFLVGSVLCALAWSATSLIVFRVIQGLGGGLLPATGQALLARVAGRNRTGRVISVVAVVPLLSPVFGPLVGGAILSTASWPWLFLVNLPIGVVAAVLARRYVPAVPPAPRRTAFDLRGALLLSPGLAVLVYGLTEVAHGRDLPAVLGVTAGLAMLAGFAVHGLRTRATPLVDPRLFARPPFGAAALALVVLGASVFGTTFLLPLYFQSGRGLSAWEAGLLLAPQGVGAAAGSVLVNRTIDKVAPRTLVVAGIVLILAGTAPFTQLGHEPPDAVIIAALAVRGIGMAMIGAPVMNIVYSRIEPEQLPRAAGALNLLNTVGGSVGTAALAVVLENRLADRGPDISSAFADTFWWVLGFCLLAAAGATRLPRTQPRR comes from the coding sequence ATGACCAGCGCTCCGCAGGGGCGGACCGCGGCGGCCGCGCCACCGTCCGACCGCGTGGACCGGCAGCTGCTGCGCGTCGCGTTCATCCTGGTCCTGGGCACCTTCATGGCCACGCTGGACGCCACCATCGTCAGCGTCGGCATCGACCGCCTCACCGAGGATTTCGACGCCTCGGTGGCCGACATCCAGTGGGTCAGCACCGCCTACCTCCTTGCCGTCGTCGCGGCCGTGCCCGCCTCCGGCTGGCTGGCCGACCGCTTCGGCGGCCGGCGCACCTGGCTCGCCGCGGTGGGCGTGTTCCTGGTCGGCTCGGTGCTGTGCGCGCTCGCCTGGTCGGCGACCAGCCTCATCGTGTTCCGGGTGATCCAGGGGCTCGGCGGCGGGCTGCTGCCCGCGACCGGCCAGGCGCTGCTCGCCCGCGTCGCGGGCCGCAACCGCACCGGCCGTGTGATCAGCGTCGTCGCCGTCGTCCCGCTGCTGTCACCGGTGTTCGGCCCGCTGGTCGGCGGCGCCATCCTCAGCACGGCGTCCTGGCCGTGGCTGTTCCTCGTCAACCTGCCGATCGGCGTGGTCGCTGCCGTCCTCGCCCGCCGCTACGTGCCCGCGGTGCCCCCGGCACCCCGGCGCACGGCCTTCGACCTGCGGGGCGCCCTGCTGCTCTCGCCCGGTCTCGCCGTCCTGGTGTACGGGCTGACCGAGGTCGCCCACGGCCGTGACCTGCCCGCGGTGCTCGGTGTGACGGCGGGTCTCGCGATGCTGGCGGGCTTCGCCGTGCACGGCCTGCGGACCCGCGCCACCCCGCTGGTCGACCCGCGGCTGTTCGCCCGGCCGCCCTTCGGGGCCGCGGCCCTCGCGCTGGTCGTCCTCGGCGCGTCGGTGTTCGGCACGACGTTCCTGCTGCCGCTGTACTTCCAGAGCGGCCGCGGCCTCTCCGCGTGGGAGGCCGGGCTGCTGCTCGCCCCGCAGGGCGTCGGCGCGGCGGCCGGTTCCGTCCTGGTCAACCGCACCATCGACAAGGTCGCGCCGCGGACCCTGGTCGTCGCGGGCATCGTCCTGATCCTGGCCGGGACGGCCCCGTTCACCCAGCTGGGTCATGAACCCCCGGACGCGGTGATCATCGCGGCGCTCGCGGTCCGCGGCATCGGCATGGCGATGATCGGCGCACCCGTGATGAACATCGTCTACAGCCGCATCGAACCCGAACAGCTCCCGCGCGCGGCGGGAGCACTCAACCTGCTCAACACGGTGGGCGGTTCGGTCGGCACGGCCGCACTCGCCGTGGTCCTGGAGAACCGGCTCGCCGACCGGGGCCCCGACATCTCCTCGGCGTTCGCCGACACCTTCTGGTGGGTCCTCGGCTTCTGCCTGCTCGCCGCCGCGGGGGCGACGAGACTGCCGAGGACCCAGCCCAGGAGATAG